A single region of the Chionomys nivalis chromosome 23, mChiNiv1.1, whole genome shotgun sequence genome encodes:
- the Lim2 gene encoding lens fiber membrane intrinsic protein yields MYSFMGGGLFCAWVGTILLVVATATDHWMQYRLSGSFAHQGLWRYCLGSKCFLQTESIAYWNATRAFMILSALCATSGIIMGVLAFAQQSAFTRLSRPFSAGIMFFASTLFVLLALAIYTGVTVSFLGRRFGDWRFSWSYILGWVALLMTFFAGIFYMCAYRMHECRRLSTPR; encoded by the exons ATGTACAGCTTCATGGGTGGCGGCCTCTTCTGTGCCTGGGTGGGGACCATCCTGTTGGTGGTAGCCACAGCAACAGACCACTGGATGCAGTACCGGCTGTCGGGGTCCTTCGCACACCAGGGCCTGTGGCGTTACTGCCTGGGCAGCAAGTGCTTCCTACAGACGGAGAGCATTG CATACTGGAATGCCACCCGGGCTTTCATGATCCTGTCTGCCCTGTGTGCCACCTCGGGCATCATCATGGGTGTCCTAGCCTTTGCGCAACAGTCTGCCTTCACCCGCCTCTCCAGGCCCTTCTCCGCTGGCATCATGTTTTTTGCCTCCA ctcttttcGTCCTGTTGGCCTTGGCCATTTACACTGGAGTCACTGTCAGCTTCCTCGGCCGCCGCTTTGGGGACTGGCGCTTTTCATGGTCTTACATCCTGGGCTGGGTGGCCCTGCTCATGACCTTCTTTGCAG GCATTTTCTACATGTGTGCCTACCGGATGCATGAGTGCCGGCGTCTTTCCACCCCACGCTGA
- the Siglec10 gene encoding sialic acid-binding Ig-like lectin 10 isoform X2, with product MSLLPFLLSLVLEGSQGQNRDYFLLVKRTVKVQEGLCVVVSCSFFSPESRWHDTAPAYGYWFKVTGSSSSKFLVATNDKDKIETIEPETQGRFQLLGGVREKNCSLMIKDVHQRDSSVYFFRMERGAEKFSFRDGFFLLVEALTHKPDVFIPEILEPGQPATAVCLFHWAFEQCPAPSFSWMGAAISSQETRPHTSPYSVLSFTPGPQHHDTELICQVDLPRKTLRRTVQLSVAYAPRDLAISIFRDNVSGTRLHGNTSHLEVQQDQSLRLLCAADSHPPATLSWSLEGRILSRSSPVSSRTLGLELPRVKVGDSGHYTCQAENRRGSQRHTLEISVLYPPEDLRVTASQANRTVLEILRNGTSLPVLEGQSLCLVCVTHSNPPANLSWTGVAQTLILAQSSEPGKLELPLVQKEHEGEFTCAAQNPLGAQRISLSLSVHSPPQMPRPSCSWEAEGLHCSCSSRAWPAPSLRWRLGEGLLEGNGSNGSFQVTSSSTGPWGNSSLSLRGVLWSSLSLSCEAWNSHGARSASVLLLPGKESPTAFSKGALLGFGVAALIALGLVMIIVKTLQKKGSQEETSRPKISRGSTILEYINVVPKPRSLDQDWKAKPDTPPRIPSQDTHSPESKKRQKEPPFTSPGCPDPKSSSEAPVSENNPEELHYAALNFPRLRLWETQNPQDTDYAEVRFH from the exons ATGTCACTGCTGCCGTTTCTGTTGTCCTTGGTGTTGGAAG GGTCTCAAGGTCAGAACAGAGACTACTTCCTCCTGGTGAAGAGGACTGTGAAGGTACAGGAGGGTCTGTGTGTTGTCGTGTcctgctctttcttctcccctgAGAGCCGCTGGCACGACACTGCCCCAGCGTATGGCTACTGGTTCAAAGTCACCGGAAGTTCATCATCTAAATTTCTAGTGGCCACAAatgacaaagataaaatagaaacaatagaaCCAGAGACCCAGGGGAGATTCCAGCTCTTGGGGGGTGTCCGGGAAAAGAACTGTTCCTTGATGATCAAAGATGTGCACCAGAGAGACTCCTCGGTCTATTTCTTCCGGATGGAGAGAGGAGCTGAGAAATTCAGTTTTCGGGATGGATTCTTTCTGCTGGTGGAAG CCCTGACTCACAAGCCGGATGTCTTCATTCCTGAGATCCTGGAGCCTGGGCAGCCAGCCACAGCTGTCTGCTTGTTTCACTGGGCCTTTGAGCAATGCCCAGCTCCTTCTTTCTCCTGGATGGGGGCTGCCATCTCCTCCCAAGAAACCAGACCACACACCTCCCCTTACTCGGTGCTCAGCTTTACTCCAGGACCTCAGCACCATGACACTGAGCTCATATGTCAGGTGGACTTGCCTAGAAAGACCCTACGGAGAACAGTCCAACTAAGCGTGGCCT ATGCCCCCAGAGATCTTGCTATCAGCATTTTCCGTGACAACGTGTCAGGTACGAGG TTACATGGAAATACCTCACATCTGGAAGTTCAGCAAGACCAGTCTCTGCGCCTCCTCTGTGCTGCCGACAGCCACCCTCCTGCCACGCTGAGTTGGAGCCTGGAGGGCCGAATCCTCTCTCGGTCCAGCCCTGTGAGCTCCAGAACCCTGGGCCTGGAGCTGCCCCGGGTGAAAGTTGGGGACTCTGGACACTACACCTGCCAAGCAGAGAATAGGCGGGGTTCCCAGCGACATACCCTGGAGATCTCTGTGCTAT ATCCCCCAGAGGACCTGAGAGTGACTGCTTCTCAAGCAAACAGGACAG TATTGGAAATCCTCAGGAACGGCACCTCCCTCCCGGTCCTGGAGGGCCAAAGCCTGTGTCTAGTCTGTGTCACCCATAGCAACCCCCCAGCCAATCTGAGCTGGACCGGGGTGGCACAGACTCTGATCCTGGCCCAGTCTTCAGAGCCTGGGAAGCTGGAGCTGCCTCTGGTCCAGAAGGAACATGAAGGAGAATTCACCTGTGCTGCACAGAACCCACTGGGTGCTCAGCGCATCTCTCTGAGCCTCTCTGTGCACT CCCCCCCACAGATGCCCAGACCATCCTGCTCCTGGGAAGCTGAGGGTCTCCACtgcagctgctcctccagagcCTGGCCCGCCCCCTCGCTGCGCTGGcgactgggggaggggctgctggaGGGGAACGGCAGCAATGGCTCCTTCCAGGTCACCTCCAGCTCCACAGGACCATGGGGCAACAGTTCCCTGAGCCTCCGTGGGGTGCTCTGGTCCAGCCTCTCGCTCAGCTGTGAGGCCTGGAACAGCCATGGGGCCCGGAGTGCCTCTGTTCTGCTACTGCCTG GCAAGGAGAGTCCCACGGCCTTCTCCAAGGGAGCACTCTTGGGCTTTGGCGTTGCAGCTCTCATTGCCCTCGGCCTCGTTATGATCAT CGTGAAGACCCTACAGAAGAAAGGATCACAAGAGGAAACCTCAAGACCCAAGATCTCCCGGGGCAGCACAATCCTGGAGTACATCAACGTGGTCCCGAAGCCCAGGTCCCTG GATCAGGATTGGAAGGCCAAACCCGACACCCCTCCCAGGATCCCGTCGCAGGACACTCACTCCCCTGAGTcaaagaagagacagaaggagcctCCGTTCACTTCTCCTGGCTGCCCGGACCCCAAGTCATCCTCTGAGGCCCCGGTCTCTGAGAACAACCCAGAAGAACTCCATTATGCTGCTCTCAACTTCCCCCGCCTTAGACTGTGGGAGACCCAGAATCCCCAAGACACGGATTACGCTGAAGTCAGATTCCACTGA
- the Siglec10 gene encoding sialic acid-binding Ig-like lectin 10 isoform X1 produces the protein MSLLPFLLSLVLEGSQGQNRDYFLLVKRTVKVQEGLCVVVSCSFFSPESRWHDTAPAYGYWFKVTGSSSSKFLVATNDKDKIETIEPETQGRFQLLGGVREKNCSLMIKDVHQRDSSVYFFRMERGAEKFSFRDGFFLLVEALTHKPDVFIPEILEPGQPATAVCLFHWAFEQCPAPSFSWMGAAISSQETRPHTSPYSVLSFTPGPQHHDTELICQVDLPRKTLRRTVQLSVAYAPRDLAISIFRDNVSELHGNTSHLEVQQDQSLRLLCAADSHPPATLSWSLEGRILSRSSPVSSRTLGLELPRVKVGDSGHYTCQAENRRGSQRHTLEISVLYPPEDLRVTASQANRTVLEILRNGTSLPVLEGQSLCLVCVTHSNPPANLSWTGVAQTLILAQSSEPGKLELPLVQKEHEGEFTCAAQNPLGAQRISLSLSVHSPPQMPRPSCSWEAEGLHCSCSSRAWPAPSLRWRLGEGLLEGNGSNGSFQVTSSSTGPWGNSSLSLRGVLWSSLSLSCEAWNSHGARSASVLLLPGKESPTAFSKGALLGFGVAALIALGLVMIIVKTLQKKGSQEETSRPKISRGSTILEYINVVPKPRSLDQDWKAKPDTPPRIPSQDTHSPESKKRQKEPPFTSPGCPDPKSSSEAPVSENNPEELHYAALNFPRLRLWETQNPQDTDYAEVRFH, from the exons ATGTCACTGCTGCCGTTTCTGTTGTCCTTGGTGTTGGAAG GGTCTCAAGGTCAGAACAGAGACTACTTCCTCCTGGTGAAGAGGACTGTGAAGGTACAGGAGGGTCTGTGTGTTGTCGTGTcctgctctttcttctcccctgAGAGCCGCTGGCACGACACTGCCCCAGCGTATGGCTACTGGTTCAAAGTCACCGGAAGTTCATCATCTAAATTTCTAGTGGCCACAAatgacaaagataaaatagaaacaatagaaCCAGAGACCCAGGGGAGATTCCAGCTCTTGGGGGGTGTCCGGGAAAAGAACTGTTCCTTGATGATCAAAGATGTGCACCAGAGAGACTCCTCGGTCTATTTCTTCCGGATGGAGAGAGGAGCTGAGAAATTCAGTTTTCGGGATGGATTCTTTCTGCTGGTGGAAG CCCTGACTCACAAGCCGGATGTCTTCATTCCTGAGATCCTGGAGCCTGGGCAGCCAGCCACAGCTGTCTGCTTGTTTCACTGGGCCTTTGAGCAATGCCCAGCTCCTTCTTTCTCCTGGATGGGGGCTGCCATCTCCTCCCAAGAAACCAGACCACACACCTCCCCTTACTCGGTGCTCAGCTTTACTCCAGGACCTCAGCACCATGACACTGAGCTCATATGTCAGGTGGACTTGCCTAGAAAGACCCTACGGAGAACAGTCCAACTAAGCGTGGCCT ATGCCCCCAGAGATCTTGCTATCAGCATTTTCCGTGACAACGTGTCAG AGTTACATGGAAATACCTCACATCTGGAAGTTCAGCAAGACCAGTCTCTGCGCCTCCTCTGTGCTGCCGACAGCCACCCTCCTGCCACGCTGAGTTGGAGCCTGGAGGGCCGAATCCTCTCTCGGTCCAGCCCTGTGAGCTCCAGAACCCTGGGCCTGGAGCTGCCCCGGGTGAAAGTTGGGGACTCTGGACACTACACCTGCCAAGCAGAGAATAGGCGGGGTTCCCAGCGACATACCCTGGAGATCTCTGTGCTAT ATCCCCCAGAGGACCTGAGAGTGACTGCTTCTCAAGCAAACAGGACAG TATTGGAAATCCTCAGGAACGGCACCTCCCTCCCGGTCCTGGAGGGCCAAAGCCTGTGTCTAGTCTGTGTCACCCATAGCAACCCCCCAGCCAATCTGAGCTGGACCGGGGTGGCACAGACTCTGATCCTGGCCCAGTCTTCAGAGCCTGGGAAGCTGGAGCTGCCTCTGGTCCAGAAGGAACATGAAGGAGAATTCACCTGTGCTGCACAGAACCCACTGGGTGCTCAGCGCATCTCTCTGAGCCTCTCTGTGCACT CCCCCCCACAGATGCCCAGACCATCCTGCTCCTGGGAAGCTGAGGGTCTCCACtgcagctgctcctccagagcCTGGCCCGCCCCCTCGCTGCGCTGGcgactgggggaggggctgctggaGGGGAACGGCAGCAATGGCTCCTTCCAGGTCACCTCCAGCTCCACAGGACCATGGGGCAACAGTTCCCTGAGCCTCCGTGGGGTGCTCTGGTCCAGCCTCTCGCTCAGCTGTGAGGCCTGGAACAGCCATGGGGCCCGGAGTGCCTCTGTTCTGCTACTGCCTG GCAAGGAGAGTCCCACGGCCTTCTCCAAGGGAGCACTCTTGGGCTTTGGCGTTGCAGCTCTCATTGCCCTCGGCCTCGTTATGATCAT CGTGAAGACCCTACAGAAGAAAGGATCACAAGAGGAAACCTCAAGACCCAAGATCTCCCGGGGCAGCACAATCCTGGAGTACATCAACGTGGTCCCGAAGCCCAGGTCCCTG GATCAGGATTGGAAGGCCAAACCCGACACCCCTCCCAGGATCCCGTCGCAGGACACTCACTCCCCTGAGTcaaagaagagacagaaggagcctCCGTTCACTTCTCCTGGCTGCCCGGACCCCAAGTCATCCTCTGAGGCCCCGGTCTCTGAGAACAACCCAGAAGAACTCCATTATGCTGCTCTCAACTTCCCCCGCCTTAGACTGTGGGAGACCCAGAATCCCCAAGACACGGATTACGCTGAAGTCAGATTCCACTGA
- the C23H19orf84 gene encoding uncharacterized protein C19orf84 homolog has product MEELKDEASCSGDNLSLPLAGTEAQPASATPALPPSLLSTLDPTLLGLPEQLASVTVPIRLDTLSYLLHTALLGTYKFQQSLPRCSCSAQPYHNSPDTARRPPRKWNQASGGWEVQRRPSRGRGGGRGRGQSRWCPGRAREFERSMAEGPGAGPKTQPVTPLSQDGQKEAGALEPSPPPAPLSEDWETDY; this is encoded by the exons ATGGAAGAGCTAAAAGATGAGGCTTCGTGCAGTGG GGACAACCTTTCTCTGCCGTTAGCGGGAACTGAGGCACAGCCTGCGTCAGCTACCCCAGCCCTACCACCCTCGCTTCTTAGCACCCTAGACCCAACTCTCCTGGGACTCCCTGAGCAACTGGCCTCTGTGACTGTCCCCATCCGCCTGGACACTCTGTCTTACCTCCTACACACTGCCCTGCTGGGGACCTACAAGTTCCAACAGTCCCTACCCCGTTGCTCCTGCTCTGCGCAGCCATACCACAACTCACCAGACACAGCCAGGAGACCTCCCAGGAAATGGAACCAGGCCTCTGGGGGCTGGGAGGTTCAGCGCAGGCCTTCCAGGGGCAGGGGCGGGGGCCGGGGCCGGGGCCAGTCCCGATGGTGTCCTGGGAGAGCCAGAGAGTTTGAGAGGAGCATGGCAGAAGGCCCTGGGGCTGGCCCCAAGACCCAACCAGTGACACCACTATCCCAGGATGGGCAGAAGGAAGCTGGAGCCCTGGAACCATCCCCACCTCCAGCGCCTTTGTCTGAGGACTGGGAGACAGACTACTAG
- the Siglec10 gene encoding sialic acid-binding Ig-like lectin 10 isoform X3 has product MSLLPFLLSLVLEGSQGQNRDYFLLVKRTVKVQEGLCVVVSCSFFSPESRWHDTAPAYGYWFKVTGSSSSKFLVATNDKDKIETIEPETQGRFQLLGGVREKNCSLMIKDVHQRDSSVYFFRMERGAEKFSFRDGFFLLVEALTHKPDVFIPEILEPGQPATAVCLFHWAFEQCPAPSFSWMGAAISSQETRPHTSPYSVLSFTPGPQHHDTELICQVDLPRKTLRRTVQLSVAYAPRDLAISIFRDNVSGTRLHGNTSHLEVQQDQSLRLLCAADSHPPATLSWSLEGRILSRSSPVSSRTLGLELPRVKVGDSGHYTCQAENRRGSQRHTLEISVLLLEILRNGTSLPVLEGQSLCLVCVTHSNPPANLSWTGVAQTLILAQSSEPGKLELPLVQKEHEGEFTCAAQNPLGAQRISLSLSVHSPPQMPRPSCSWEAEGLHCSCSSRAWPAPSLRWRLGEGLLEGNGSNGSFQVTSSSTGPWGNSSLSLRGVLWSSLSLSCEAWNSHGARSASVLLLPGKESPTAFSKGALLGFGVAALIALGLVMIIVKTLQKKGSQEETSRPKISRGSTILEYINVVPKPRSLDQDWKAKPDTPPRIPSQDTHSPESKKRQKEPPFTSPGCPDPKSSSEAPVSENNPEELHYAALNFPRLRLWETQNPQDTDYAEVRFH; this is encoded by the exons ATGTCACTGCTGCCGTTTCTGTTGTCCTTGGTGTTGGAAG GGTCTCAAGGTCAGAACAGAGACTACTTCCTCCTGGTGAAGAGGACTGTGAAGGTACAGGAGGGTCTGTGTGTTGTCGTGTcctgctctttcttctcccctgAGAGCCGCTGGCACGACACTGCCCCAGCGTATGGCTACTGGTTCAAAGTCACCGGAAGTTCATCATCTAAATTTCTAGTGGCCACAAatgacaaagataaaatagaaacaatagaaCCAGAGACCCAGGGGAGATTCCAGCTCTTGGGGGGTGTCCGGGAAAAGAACTGTTCCTTGATGATCAAAGATGTGCACCAGAGAGACTCCTCGGTCTATTTCTTCCGGATGGAGAGAGGAGCTGAGAAATTCAGTTTTCGGGATGGATTCTTTCTGCTGGTGGAAG CCCTGACTCACAAGCCGGATGTCTTCATTCCTGAGATCCTGGAGCCTGGGCAGCCAGCCACAGCTGTCTGCTTGTTTCACTGGGCCTTTGAGCAATGCCCAGCTCCTTCTTTCTCCTGGATGGGGGCTGCCATCTCCTCCCAAGAAACCAGACCACACACCTCCCCTTACTCGGTGCTCAGCTTTACTCCAGGACCTCAGCACCATGACACTGAGCTCATATGTCAGGTGGACTTGCCTAGAAAGACCCTACGGAGAACAGTCCAACTAAGCGTGGCCT ATGCCCCCAGAGATCTTGCTATCAGCATTTTCCGTGACAACGTGTCAGGTACGAGG TTACATGGAAATACCTCACATCTGGAAGTTCAGCAAGACCAGTCTCTGCGCCTCCTCTGTGCTGCCGACAGCCACCCTCCTGCCACGCTGAGTTGGAGCCTGGAGGGCCGAATCCTCTCTCGGTCCAGCCCTGTGAGCTCCAGAACCCTGGGCCTGGAGCTGCCCCGGGTGAAAGTTGGGGACTCTGGACACTACACCTGCCAAGCAGAGAATAGGCGGGGTTCCCAGCGACATACCCTGGAGATCTCTGTGCTAT TATTGGAAATCCTCAGGAACGGCACCTCCCTCCCGGTCCTGGAGGGCCAAAGCCTGTGTCTAGTCTGTGTCACCCATAGCAACCCCCCAGCCAATCTGAGCTGGACCGGGGTGGCACAGACTCTGATCCTGGCCCAGTCTTCAGAGCCTGGGAAGCTGGAGCTGCCTCTGGTCCAGAAGGAACATGAAGGAGAATTCACCTGTGCTGCACAGAACCCACTGGGTGCTCAGCGCATCTCTCTGAGCCTCTCTGTGCACT CCCCCCCACAGATGCCCAGACCATCCTGCTCCTGGGAAGCTGAGGGTCTCCACtgcagctgctcctccagagcCTGGCCCGCCCCCTCGCTGCGCTGGcgactgggggaggggctgctggaGGGGAACGGCAGCAATGGCTCCTTCCAGGTCACCTCCAGCTCCACAGGACCATGGGGCAACAGTTCCCTGAGCCTCCGTGGGGTGCTCTGGTCCAGCCTCTCGCTCAGCTGTGAGGCCTGGAACAGCCATGGGGCCCGGAGTGCCTCTGTTCTGCTACTGCCTG GCAAGGAGAGTCCCACGGCCTTCTCCAAGGGAGCACTCTTGGGCTTTGGCGTTGCAGCTCTCATTGCCCTCGGCCTCGTTATGATCAT CGTGAAGACCCTACAGAAGAAAGGATCACAAGAGGAAACCTCAAGACCCAAGATCTCCCGGGGCAGCACAATCCTGGAGTACATCAACGTGGTCCCGAAGCCCAGGTCCCTG GATCAGGATTGGAAGGCCAAACCCGACACCCCTCCCAGGATCCCGTCGCAGGACACTCACTCCCCTGAGTcaaagaagagacagaaggagcctCCGTTCACTTCTCCTGGCTGCCCGGACCCCAAGTCATCCTCTGAGGCCCCGGTCTCTGAGAACAACCCAGAAGAACTCCATTATGCTGCTCTCAACTTCCCCCGCCTTAGACTGTGGGAGACCCAGAATCCCCAAGACACGGATTACGCTGAAGTCAGATTCCACTGA
- the Nkg7 gene encoding protein NKG7 yields MEPCRSLALLAGLLGLTSSLIALSTDFWIVATGPNSSSHSGLWPRTHEIQVAGYIHVTQSFCILAALWSLVSVGFLILSYSPALSLPGRGPLVSTVMASAAALSIIVAMAVYTSNRWSQTPFPQVQTFFSWSFYLGWASSILFLCAGCLSLGAHCKTPRAGYETL; encoded by the exons ATGGAGCCCTGCCGGTCCCTGGCTCTGCTTGCTGGCCTCCTGGGCCTGACTTCTTCTCTGATTGCTCTGAGCACCGACTTCTGGATAGTGGCCACAGGCCCCAACTCCTCTTCCCACAGCGGCCTCTGGCCGAGGACACATGAGATCCAGGTAGCAG GTTATATCCATGTGACACAGAGCTTCTGTATCCTGGCTGCCCTGTGGAGCCTGGTGTCCGTGGGCTTCCTGATTTTGTCTTACAGTCCAGCCCTATCCCTCCCAGGCCGTGGTCCTCTGGTGTCAACTGTCATGGCTTCTGCTGCAG CTCTCTCCATAATAGTGGCCATGGCAGTGTACACCAGTAACAGATGGAGCCAGACTCCATTTCCGCAGGTCCAGACATTCTTCTCGTGGTCCTTTTACCTGGGCTGGGCCTCCTCTATCCTGTTCCTCTGTGCAG GCTGCCTGAGCCTGGGTGCTCACTGCAAAACCCCCCGGGCTGGGTACGAAACCTTATGA
- the Cldnd2 gene encoding claudin domain-containing protein 2 has protein sequence MGVKRSLQTGGNLLNLLTSILTVLSTATNYWIRQQGGHSGLWQECTNGVCSNIPCQNTLAVTAACMVLAATFSIVSLGMGMRIWCHEGESLRSQNAIVLLFLSGLLLMIALIGYTAKNAWKPEVFFSWSYFFGWLALPFSFLAGFCFLLADMIMQSTEAISGFPVCL, from the exons ATGGGGGTGAAGAGGAGCCTTCAGACGGGAGGCAATTTGCTTAATCTCTTGACCAGCATCCTCACAGTACTGTCCACTGCTACCAACTACTGGATACGACAGCAGGGGGGCCACAGTGGTCTGTGGCAGGAATGTACCAATGGCGTCTGCTCCAACATTCCCTGCCAGA ACACCCTGGCGGTGACTGCAGCATGCATGGTGTTGGCAGCGACCTTCAGTATCGTATCTttggggatggggatgaggattTGGTGTCATGAGGGCGAGTCACTGCGTAGCCAGAATGCCATTGTCTTACTTTTTCTCAGTG GGCTGCTGCTGATGATTGCACTGATTGGATACACTGCAAAGAATGCCTGGAAGCCAGAAGTCTTCTTCTCCTGGTCCTACTTTTTCGGATGGCTGGCTTTACCCTTCTCATTTCTTGCGG GCTTCTGCTTTCTGCTGGCGGACATGATCATGCAGAGCACCGAAGCTATCAGCGGGTTCCCAGTGTGCCTGTGA